The stretch of DNA AATGAAATTAGGAATATTAAAAAATCAGACAAAATTGATCTGGAAACAGGCAATGGATGAATTTTTGCCAGAGCACGTGAAAAAATCAGCGCATAAGAAAGTTTGGCTGGCGCCGATGAGCGAATGGCTGCGCACGGATTTGAAGGGGTGGGCGAAGGAGGTTTTGAGCAAAGATTATGTTGATACAAGCGAGTATATTAATTTTAGGGAAGTTCAGAAGATGTTTGACGATCATTGCGAAAGGAGAAAATATAATTTACATTTAATTTGGGCAGTGATTACTTTTCAATTGTGGTATCGGCGTTTTATAATTGATAATTAGTACGACATGAAGTTGACTTACATAGCCACAAGTGTAATACCAGCGCAGAAGGCGAATTCTTATCAGGTGATGAAGATGTGCGAGGCGTTTACTCATGAGCGAGTTGACGTCGAGCTTTTGATTCCGGTGCGGTTTGGCGGAGTACGGAATAAAGGAGACGCCTTTGAATATTATGGAGTTGAGAAAAGTTTTAGAATCCGCAAAATTTTTTCTATTGATTTGATTCCATTGGAGAAGATAATTGGACATTTTGGATTTTGGATTCAAAACGCAAGTTTTACTATTTTTTTGAGTATTTATTTATTGTTCAGAAGGGTTGATGTTGTCTATACTAGAGATAAGTTCGCTTTATTTTTTTTGGCATTGTGCGGAAGGAAAAATTTAATTTGGGAGGCGCATAGTTTTCCAAAAAAATTTTCTTGGGCTTATGAATTTATTTTAAAAAGATTAAAAAGAACAATCGTAATTACTGAGGGCTTAAAAAAAGAGTTTATTAAAGTCGGATATCCAGAACAAAAAATATTGGTCGCTTCAGATGCGGTTGATTTGGAAGAATTTAACATTAAAGAATCGCAAGAAGATTGCCGCAAGAAATTGGACTTGCCAACAGACAAGAAGCTAATTTTATATACCGGCCACCTTTTCCAATGGAAAGGCGTTTATACTTTAGCTGACGCAAGTAAATATTTAAGTAAAGATTGCCAAGTGATTGTGGTTGGTGGCATGGACAAGGATTTAAAAAATTATCAAGATTATCTGGAGAAGAATGGACTTAGCAAAGTGAGAACCAGGGGCTTTAGGCCGCACAAAGAGATGGCTTATTTTTCAAAAGCGGCTGATGTTTTAGTTTTGCCCAATTCAGCTAAAGAAAAAATTTCAACAACCTATACTTCTCCAATGAAATTGTTTGAGTATATGGCAAGTGAGCGGCCGATTGTGGTTAGCGATTTGCCGAGTATGAGGGAAGTTTTAAGCAAAGAGGAGGCAGTTTTTGTAGAGCCGGATAATCCCAGAAGCTTGGCGAATGGAATTAATCGAGTGTTTTTAGATAATGAGTTGAGTGAGAAAATTAGCAAGAACAGTAAGCTGTTGGTTAAAAAATACACCTGGGAAAAAAGGGCGTCTGATATTCTAAACTTTATCAAATGAATATAGCTTTAATTTTTCCGCCGTCAATATATCAGACCAAACAGACCATGCCGCCTTTGGGTTTGGCTTGGATAGCCGGGGTTCTAAGGGGGGAGGGCTTTAATGTGAGCATTATTGACGCCGTGCATGAAGAGCTGTCTGTTAATCAGATTATTGAACGATTGAAAAAAGAGGGACCGGATCTAGTCGGCTTGTCCATTGGAACCCAAAATCGGTTTTTAAGTTTTGAGACTGCTACTGAAATAAAAAAGAATTTTCCTGAAATTAAAATAATAGCTGGCGGTCCGCATGTAACCTTGGCGGCGGATGACACTTTAAAGAATATTAAGGCGATTGATATTATTATTAGAGGCGAGGCCGAAAAGAGTTTTCTAAATTTGGTTAAAATTTTAGAGGCAGGTGGTGAATTGAAATCAGTAAGAGGTATTTCTTTTAGGGATGATGTTGGCGAGGTTGTGCATAATAAATCAGCTGAATTTGTAGAAGATTTGGACAGTTTGCCTTTGCCGGCTCGGGATTTACTACCGCCAATAGAAGAATATGGGCAAACAATTCCTTTGACGAATAGGTCCTGTACAACAGTGATTACTTCTCGTGGTTGTCCTTATAATTGTGTTTTTTGTTCGACAGCGAGACAGTGGGGTCATAAAATTAGATATCGCAGTGCCAAAAATGTGGTTGACGAAATTGAGTATTTGTTAGATAATTACAAACTTGATGGAGTTGGTTTTTTTGATGATGTTTTTACGATGGATAGACAAAGAGTGCTAGATATTTGTGATGAGATACTAAAACGGAATTTAAAAGTGAGTTGGTGGTGTGAGGCAAGGGCAAATACTGTTGATTTTAAGATGCTTAAGAAAATGAAAGAGGCGGGATGTGAATATATTTCTATGGCCATTGAATCTGGGAGTGACAAAATTTTAAAAAACATCAAAAAAGTGATCACGGTTGAGCAAGGAATCGCAGCGGCTAAAATGATTAAAGAAGCAGGTATCAAACTCAAAGTATTTTTTATCCATGGTTTGCCTGGTGAGACATACGAGGATATTAAGAAGACCGTTTATTTGAGTCGTTATTTGTATTATAATATTGGCGTAGAGGAGACAACTCAAAGTTTGGCAGTAATCTATCCAGGTACTCAATTAGAGATTATGGCTAAAGAAATGGGGACATTGCATAGTGATTTTTCGTGGAGCAAACCATTTGAGGAGGAAAGACATCATCCACCTTTAAATTTTTGCAAGTATCAGCCAATTTTTGAGCAGCCTGATTTGAGTTATGAAGATATTTTTAAATTTGTGCGCCGGGCAAAGGTAAGTTATTATTTAAGTCACCCAATGAATATGCTTAAGTTATTTGCGAAAAATAGAA from Patescibacteria group bacterium encodes:
- a CDS encoding glycosyltransferase family 4 protein; translation: MKLTYIATSVIPAQKANSYQVMKMCEAFTHERVDVELLIPVRFGGVRNKGDAFEYYGVEKSFRIRKIFSIDLIPLEKIIGHFGFWIQNASFTIFLSIYLLFRRVDVVYTRDKFALFFLALCGRKNLIWEAHSFPKKFSWAYEFILKRLKRTIVITEGLKKEFIKVGYPEQKILVASDAVDLEEFNIKESQEDCRKKLDLPTDKKLILYTGHLFQWKGVYTLADASKYLSKDCQVIVVGGMDKDLKNYQDYLEKNGLSKVRTRGFRPHKEMAYFSKAADVLVLPNSAKEKISTTYTSPMKLFEYMASERPIVVSDLPSMREVLSKEEAVFVEPDNPRSLANGINRVFLDNELSEKISKNSKLLVKKYTWEKRASDILNFIK
- a CDS encoding B12-binding domain-containing radical SAM protein yields the protein MNIALIFPPSIYQTKQTMPPLGLAWIAGVLRGEGFNVSIIDAVHEELSVNQIIERLKKEGPDLVGLSIGTQNRFLSFETATEIKKNFPEIKIIAGGPHVTLAADDTLKNIKAIDIIIRGEAEKSFLNLVKILEAGGELKSVRGISFRDDVGEVVHNKSAEFVEDLDSLPLPARDLLPPIEEYGQTIPLTNRSCTTVITSRGCPYNCVFCSTARQWGHKIRYRSAKNVVDEIEYLLDNYKLDGVGFFDDVFTMDRQRVLDICDEILKRNLKVSWWCEARANTVDFKMLKKMKEAGCEYISMAIESGSDKILKNIKKVITVEQGIAAAKMIKEAGIKLKVFFIHGLPGETYEDIKKTVYLSRYLYYNIGVEETTQSLAVIYPGTQLEIMAKEMGTLHSDFSWSKPFEEERHHPPLNFCKYQPIFEQPDLSYEDIFKFVRRAKVSYYLSHPMNMLKLFAKNRKSVLKWIKLKAPHQYR